In one Pseudodesulfovibrio tunisiensis genomic region, the following are encoded:
- a CDS encoding phage tail fiber protein — MGKSIYLSNKLLNHVLRGTAYAAPAGVFMALFLDMTDVEQAGDLSHEVDGGGYERRKATLPAPVNGVITTDTAITFPIATTDWGTVTGWAIMDAPTGGNVLYAGDFPQAKPFYQGDTPQVPAGMTISEE; from the coding sequence ATGGGCAAGAGCATCTATCTGAGCAACAAGCTGTTGAACCACGTTCTGCGCGGCACTGCCTACGCAGCCCCGGCAGGCGTGTTCATGGCCCTGTTTCTGGACATGACGGACGTGGAGCAGGCCGGAGACCTGTCCCATGAAGTGGACGGAGGCGGATACGAGCGGCGGAAGGCCACGCTTCCGGCTCCGGTGAACGGCGTGATCACGACCGACACGGCAATCACGTTTCCCATTGCCACGACGGATTGGGGAACGGTCACGGGCTGGGCGATCATGGATGCGCCCACGGGTGGCAACGTGCTTTATGCCGGGGATTTCCCGCAGGCAAAGCCCTTCTATCAGGGCGACACGCCGCAGGTGCCCGCAGGCATGACCATCAGCGAAGAATAG